A stretch of Crossiella cryophila DNA encodes these proteins:
- a CDS encoding cold-shock protein produces the protein MATGSVKWFNGEKGFGFIAQDEGGPDVFVHFSAINGTGFKELQEGQKVTFDVTQGPKGPQAENVTGH, from the coding sequence GTGGCAACGGGCAGTGTGAAGTGGTTTAACGGCGAAAAGGGTTTCGGTTTCATCGCTCAGGACGAGGGCGGCCCTGACGTCTTTGTGCACTTCTCGGCGATCAACGGGACCGGGTTCAAGGAGCTTCAGGAGGGCCAGAAGGTCACGTTCGACGTGACCCAGGGCCCCAAGGGCCCGCAGGCTGAGAACGTCACCGGACACTGA
- a CDS encoding amino acid permease, with protein sequence MGTGPRGVFRRTLPPLEETGQPRMAKVLGLGQLTLIGVGAIIGAGIFSLAGAVARDVAGPAVLISFLIAGAASVCAAFAYAEFAGMVPRAGSSYTYASAVLGEVVGWIIGWDLLLEYTAIVAAVSIGMSGYVGFLVERMGIDLPVWMMGAPGTGEGHRVDLVAMLICLGVAWLLNRGTRTSARVDVVLTVVKIAVVLLVIVVGLTQVDSANLEPFAPFGFGGAVAGAATVFFAVFGYDALSTAAEESKQAQRHLPKAMLLSLGICMVLYALACIVLTGMVHYTQVDPARGFSAAFESVGLGGVGTVIAIGAVLGIVTVSFSFMMGASRLWYAMSRDGLMPRWFGALHPRRQVPHRATWIIGGVAAVLAGLLPVREAAELTNIGVLFAFVLVCVAVVVMRYRRPDLPRGFRCPGMPVIPLLGVGFSVWLMTFLKAETWWRFGLWLLIGLVVYIAYSYRATRKVVPGGSVDLGILGR encoded by the coding sequence CTGGGCACGGGGCCGCGTGGGGTCTTCCGGCGCACACTGCCACCGCTGGAGGAGACCGGGCAGCCGCGGATGGCCAAGGTGCTCGGGCTGGGGCAGCTCACCCTGATCGGGGTCGGCGCGATCATCGGGGCCGGGATCTTCAGCCTGGCCGGCGCGGTGGCCCGCGATGTGGCCGGGCCCGCGGTGCTGATCTCGTTCCTGATCGCGGGCGCGGCCTCGGTGTGCGCGGCCTTCGCCTACGCCGAGTTCGCCGGGATGGTGCCGCGCGCCGGGTCCTCCTACACCTACGCCTCGGCGGTGCTGGGCGAGGTGGTGGGCTGGATCATCGGCTGGGACCTGTTGCTGGAGTACACCGCGATCGTGGCCGCGGTCTCCATCGGCATGTCCGGCTACGTCGGATTCCTGGTGGAGCGCATGGGGATCGACCTGCCGGTGTGGATGATGGGCGCGCCGGGCACCGGCGAGGGACACCGGGTGGACCTGGTCGCGATGCTGATCTGCCTTGGTGTGGCCTGGTTGCTGAACCGGGGCACCAGGACCTCGGCGCGGGTGGACGTGGTGCTCACCGTGGTCAAGATCGCGGTGGTGCTGCTGGTGATCGTGGTGGGACTGACCCAGGTGGACAGTGCGAACCTGGAACCGTTCGCGCCCTTCGGTTTCGGCGGTGCGGTGGCGGGTGCGGCCACGGTGTTCTTCGCCGTGTTCGGCTACGACGCGCTGAGCACCGCGGCGGAGGAATCCAAGCAGGCGCAACGGCATCTGCCCAAGGCCATGCTGCTGTCACTGGGCATCTGCATGGTGCTCTACGCGCTGGCCTGCATCGTGCTGACCGGGATGGTGCACTACACCCAGGTCGACCCGGCGCGCGGATTCTCCGCGGCGTTCGAGTCGGTCGGACTCGGCGGGGTCGGCACGGTGATCGCGATCGGCGCGGTGCTGGGCATCGTCACGGTGAGCTTCTCCTTCATGATGGGCGCCTCCCGGCTCTGGTACGCGATGAGCCGGGACGGCCTGATGCCGCGCTGGTTCGGCGCGCTGCACCCGCGCCGCCAGGTGCCGCACCGGGCGACCTGGATCATCGGCGGGGTGGCCGCGGTGCTCGCCGGGCTGCTGCCGGTGCGCGAGGCGGCCGAGCTGACCAACATCGGCGTGCTGTTCGCCTTCGTGCTGGTGTGCGTGGCCGTGGTGGTCATGCGCTACCGCCGCCCGGACCTGCCGCGCGGGTTCCGCTGCCCCGGCATGCCGGTGATCCCGTTGCTGGGCGTGGGTTTCTCGGTGTGGCTGATGACCTTCCTCAAGGCCGAGACCTGGTGGCGGTTCGGACTGTGGCTGCTGATCGGCCTTGTCGTCTACATCGCCTACAGCTACCGCGCCACGCGGAAGGTCGTCCCCGGCGGGTCGGTCGATCTCGGCATACTGGGGCGATGA
- a CDS encoding dihydrofolate reductase family protein has protein sequence MRKLLFSMGMSVDGFYEGPDREIDWHRVDEELHQHMNEQIRPWGMFLNGRVTHELMAAYWPTADANPEAGPAETEFAGIWRDMPKWVYTSTPVSTEWNTTAKSEVDPAEIRALKAQPGGDICVGGPTLARAFRQHDLIDEYRVYVHPVLLGRGRPLFPELDLSADLRLAESRSFGNGVVLLRYERG, from the coding sequence ATGAGAAAACTCCTCTTCTCGATGGGCATGTCCGTGGACGGCTTCTACGAGGGCCCGGACCGGGAGATCGACTGGCACCGGGTCGACGAGGAACTGCACCAGCACATGAACGAGCAGATCCGGCCGTGGGGCATGTTCCTGAACGGCCGGGTCACCCACGAGCTGATGGCCGCCTACTGGCCCACCGCCGACGCCAACCCGGAGGCGGGCCCGGCGGAGACCGAGTTCGCCGGGATCTGGCGGGACATGCCGAAATGGGTCTACACCAGCACCCCGGTCAGCACAGAGTGGAACACCACGGCCAAGAGCGAGGTCGACCCGGCCGAGATCCGCGCGCTCAAAGCCCAGCCCGGCGGCGACATCTGCGTCGGCGGCCCCACCCTGGCCCGCGCGTTCCGGCAGCACGACCTGATCGACGAGTACCGGGTCTACGTGCACCCGGTGCTGCTGGGCCGGGGCCGCCCGCTGTTCCCGGAGCTGGACCTGAGCGCGGACCTGCGGCTGGCCGAGAGCCGGAGCTTCGGCAACGGGGTGGTGCTGCTGCGCTACGAACGCGGGTAA
- a CDS encoding GNAT family N-acetyltransferase, whose protein sequence is MDTRAGGPRPDLATGWALRAAGPADVEAIAELRARVLRPDLERLGRFDEHRVRQRLRDSFSARHTSIIEVGGAFAGSVTVRPDGETRWLEHFYLAPDLQGGGIGSAVLRTLLARADAEGWPVRLNVLRGSAAQRLYERHGFTVEAQDPIDVFLVRRPAYPRS, encoded by the coding sequence ATGGACACCAGAGCGGGCGGGCCGCGACCGGACCTGGCCACCGGCTGGGCGCTGCGTGCCGCCGGACCCGCCGACGTCGAGGCCATCGCGGAGCTGCGGGCGAGGGTGCTGCGCCCGGATCTGGAACGGCTGGGCCGCTTCGACGAGCACCGGGTCCGGCAGCGGCTGCGGGACTCCTTCTCCGCGCGGCACACCTCGATCATCGAGGTCGGCGGCGCCTTCGCGGGCAGCGTCACGGTGCGCCCGGACGGGGAAACGCGGTGGCTGGAGCACTTCTACCTCGCGCCCGATCTGCAGGGCGGCGGGATCGGCTCGGCCGTCCTGCGCACCCTGCTGGCACGGGCCGATGCCGAGGGCTGGCCAGTCCGGCTGAACGTCCTGCGCGGCAGTGCCGCCCAGCGGTTGTACGAACGCCACGGCTTCACCGTCGAAGCGCAGGACCCGATCGACGTGTTCCTGGTGCGCCGCCCGGCTTACCCGCGTTCGTAG
- a CDS encoding maleylpyruvate isomerase N-terminal domain-containing protein, whose product MRVDHHDGQTAFLEALSALLAVCDTLDDTKMLAASRCHGWTVGDVIAHVHLGLQEMLLGLVSPTDAEPDTDAAGYWQGRLPGTGNEAERIGQIQYVRRLTSAYRRPTGLLGHLRPTADAVSRMVSALPPTTVRFQGKILASGDFLATWAVEVAVHHLDLKHELTLPPPAPTALKLARTTVESLAGAPILPALDDEVVVLAGTGRVPLTDFQRRTAGRFAARLPVFG is encoded by the coding sequence ATGCGCGTCGATCACCACGACGGCCAGACGGCCTTCCTCGAAGCGCTTTCCGCGCTGCTGGCGGTCTGCGACACCCTGGACGACACGAAAATGCTGGCGGCCAGCCGCTGTCACGGCTGGACGGTCGGCGACGTGATCGCGCACGTGCACCTCGGCCTGCAGGAGATGCTGCTGGGCCTGGTCTCCCCCACCGACGCCGAGCCGGACACCGACGCGGCAGGCTACTGGCAGGGCCGCCTGCCCGGCACCGGCAACGAGGCGGAGCGGATCGGCCAGATCCAGTACGTCCGCAGGCTCACCTCGGCCTACCGCCGCCCCACCGGCCTGCTCGGCCACCTGCGCCCGACCGCGGACGCGGTGTCCAGGATGGTCAGCGCGCTGCCGCCGACCACCGTCCGCTTCCAGGGCAAGATCCTGGCCTCCGGGGACTTCCTGGCCACCTGGGCGGTCGAGGTGGCCGTGCACCACCTGGACCTCAAGCACGAGCTGACCCTGCCGCCACCGGCGCCCACCGCGCTGAAACTGGCCCGCACCACGGTGGAATCCCTGGCGGGCGCGCCGATCCTGCCCGCGCTGGACGACGAGGTGGTGGTGCTCGCGGGCACCGGGCGGGTGCCGCTGACCGACTTCCAGCGCCGCACCGCCGGCCGTTTCGCCGCCCGGCTGCCGGTGTTCGGGTAG
- a CDS encoding peptidoglycan recognition protein family protein, which yields MARLLWLPDVLRGAGLRVSEVNGWRTRGADGMRDLRGVLLHHTVGRRTGNYPSLPVVQNGRPGIPGPLAQLGLARDGSWLVIASGLANHAGDGDWPGLPLNNANPHLIGVEAESAGLPPYDWTPAQIESYPRGVAALLRHIGRGSEWAIAHKEWARNRKTNKKIDPAGWPGDISGFRASVARWLNNQGDDVSYDDAYRAMRDILNEEFDNPNNTGRKTNLRAQISHSDWRTDYTISQLSGRIAGLTEAVGQLAQGRQVDLAAITGAAEAGARQALGQDQG from the coding sequence ATGGCAAGACTGCTTTGGCTGCCCGATGTGCTTCGCGGCGCGGGACTGCGTGTTTCCGAGGTCAACGGCTGGCGCACCAGGGGCGCGGACGGAATGCGCGACCTGCGCGGTGTCCTGCTGCACCACACCGTCGGACGGCGCACCGGGAACTATCCGTCGCTGCCGGTCGTGCAGAACGGCAGGCCCGGTATCCCGGGACCATTGGCGCAGCTGGGCCTCGCCCGGGACGGGAGCTGGCTCGTCATCGCCTCCGGCCTGGCCAATCACGCGGGTGACGGCGACTGGCCGGGGCTGCCGCTCAACAACGCGAACCCGCATCTGATCGGGGTGGAAGCGGAGTCGGCCGGTCTGCCGCCGTATGACTGGACCCCGGCCCAGATCGAGTCCTACCCGCGTGGCGTGGCCGCGTTGCTGCGGCATATCGGACGTGGTTCGGAATGGGCCATCGCGCACAAGGAATGGGCCCGGAATCGGAAGACGAACAAGAAGATCGATCCGGCCGGCTGGCCAGGTGACATTTCGGGATTCAGGGCGAGTGTGGCTCGCTGGCTGAACAACCAAGGAGACGATGTGAGCTACGACGACGCCTATCGGGCAATGCGCGACATCCTCAACGAGGAGTTCGACAACCCGAACAACACCGGCAGGAAAACCAATCTCCGCGCCCAGATCTCGCACAGCGACTGGCGCACCGACTACACCATCAGCCAGCTCTCCGGCCGCATCGCTGGCCTGACCGAGGCGGTCGGCCAGCTCGCCCAGGGGCGTCAGGTGGACCTGGCCGCGATCACCGGCGCGGCCGAGGCCGGGGCCCGCCAGGCCCTTGGCCAGGACCAGGGGTGA
- a CDS encoding phage tail sheath C-terminal domain-containing protein — MPVQPTYPGVYINELPSAVRTITGVSTSVAAFVGAALRGPDNVPVHITSFADYTSTFGGLHASSPLSHAVYQFYLNGGSEAEIVRLVGSGAARSTATFSSLTLTAAGAGTWGDRIRFRVDHDTATGAANLYNLTVRDNDTGAEERYLNVSINAADPRALHKVLRTSALVQLPTGTEGPTVRPLEHPDPPAGVDPLADPPPAPPPAKPEDDTPPPVYSTPLGGGQPGGALAAASYTGDEDTKTGLWALDRADIFNMLYLPGITELSGLPAAVYPAAAGYCQKRRAMFIVETGKEVNTASRAVDAAHPPPPNGGDPFGIARDLRKNVAAYFPWVNLADPAEEGGVREFPPGGVVAGIWARTDAQRGVWKAPAGTEASLNGVQELTANLTDTEHGRLNPLGLNCLRQFPVTGNVVWGARTLAGADRLADQWKYLPVRRLALFLEESLFRGTQWVVFEPNDEPLWSSVRLNVGAFMNTLFRQGAFQGQTPQQAYLVKCDRENNPQNDIDRGILNILVGFAPLKPAEFVLINIQQLAGQVQV, encoded by the coding sequence ATGCCGGTCCAGCCGACCTACCCTGGCGTCTACATCAACGAGCTGCCGAGCGCGGTCCGCACCATCACCGGCGTGTCGACCTCGGTCGCGGCCTTCGTCGGCGCCGCGCTGCGCGGCCCGGACAACGTGCCGGTGCACATCACCAGCTTCGCCGACTACACCAGCACCTTCGGCGGCCTGCACGCCAGCTCCCCGCTGAGCCACGCGGTCTACCAGTTCTACCTCAACGGCGGCAGCGAGGCGGAGATCGTCCGGCTGGTCGGTTCGGGCGCGGCCAGGTCCACTGCCACCTTCAGCAGCCTGACGCTCACCGCCGCGGGCGCGGGCACCTGGGGCGACCGGATCCGTTTCCGGGTCGACCACGACACCGCCACCGGCGCGGCCAACCTCTACAACCTCACCGTCCGGGACAACGACACCGGGGCCGAGGAGCGCTACCTCAACGTCTCGATCAACGCGGCCGATCCGCGGGCCCTGCACAAGGTGCTGCGGACCTCGGCGCTGGTGCAGCTGCCCACGGGCACCGAGGGACCCACTGTCCGGCCCCTGGAGCACCCCGACCCGCCCGCGGGCGTCGACCCGCTTGCCGACCCGCCTCCGGCGCCCCCACCGGCCAAGCCGGAGGACGACACCCCGCCGCCGGTGTACTCGACCCCGCTCGGCGGAGGACAACCGGGCGGCGCGCTCGCCGCGGCCAGCTACACCGGGGACGAGGACACCAAGACCGGGCTATGGGCGCTGGACCGCGCCGACATCTTCAACATGCTCTACCTGCCCGGCATCACCGAACTGAGCGGCCTGCCCGCCGCGGTCTACCCCGCGGCCGCCGGGTACTGCCAGAAGCGCAGGGCCATGTTCATCGTGGAGACCGGCAAGGAGGTCAACACGGCGAGCAGGGCGGTCGACGCGGCCCACCCGCCGCCGCCCAACGGCGGCGACCCGTTCGGCATCGCCAGGGACCTGCGCAAGAACGTGGCCGCCTACTTCCCCTGGGTCAACCTGGCCGACCCGGCCGAGGAGGGCGGGGTGCGCGAGTTCCCGCCCGGTGGCGTGGTCGCCGGGATCTGGGCCCGCACCGACGCCCAGCGCGGCGTCTGGAAGGCCCCGGCGGGCACCGAGGCCAGCCTCAACGGCGTGCAGGAGCTGACCGCGAACCTCACCGACACCGAGCACGGCAGGCTGAACCCGTTGGGGCTCAACTGCCTGCGCCAGTTCCCGGTGACCGGCAACGTGGTCTGGGGCGCGCGCACCCTGGCCGGCGCGGACCGGCTGGCCGACCAGTGGAAGTACCTGCCGGTGCGGCGGCTCGCGCTGTTCCTGGAGGAGAGCCTGTTCCGCGGCACCCAGTGGGTGGTCTTCGAACCCAACGACGAGCCGCTGTGGTCCTCGGTGCGGCTCAACGTGGGCGCGTTCATGAACACCCTGTTCCGCCAGGGCGCGTTCCAGGGCCAGACGCCGCAGCAGGCGTACCTGGTCAAGTGCGACCGGGAGAACAACCCGCAGAACGACATCGACCGCGGGATCCTCAACATCCTCGTCGGGTTCGCCCCGCTCAAACCGGCCGAGTTCGTGCTGATCAACATTCAGCAGCTCGCCGGCCAGGTCCAGGTGTAG
- a CDS encoding phage tail protein, translating to MPQANPKTTRVDPYKNFRFRVKFGDGDYIAGISKVTGFTRTTEVVKHRSGGDPSLSYKLPGRTDYEAITLERGVTLDPEFEKWANKVWSFRNAAGGVETSLKDFRRDLLIDVFDDGGRKVLSYELHKAWVSEYKPLSDLDGNANAVLIQSIKLEHEGWVRDDSVVVPADNSFDDPTG from the coding sequence ATGCCACAGGCGAACCCCAAGACCACGCGGGTCGACCCGTACAAGAACTTCCGGTTCCGGGTGAAGTTCGGCGACGGCGACTACATCGCCGGGATCTCCAAGGTCACCGGCTTCACCCGGACCACCGAGGTGGTCAAGCACCGCTCCGGCGGCGACCCGTCGCTGAGCTACAAACTGCCCGGCCGCACCGACTACGAGGCCATCACCCTGGAACGCGGGGTGACCCTCGATCCGGAGTTCGAGAAGTGGGCCAACAAGGTCTGGAGCTTCCGCAACGCCGCGGGCGGGGTGGAGACCTCGCTGAAGGACTTCCGCCGGGACCTGCTGATCGACGTCTTCGACGACGGCGGCCGCAAGGTGCTCTCCTACGAACTGCACAAGGCGTGGGTCTCGGAGTACAAGCCACTGTCCGATCTGGACGGTAACGCGAACGCGGTGCTGATCCAGTCGATCAAGCTGGAGCACGAGGGCTGGGTGCGCGACGATTCGGTGGTCGTGCCGGCGGACAACAGCTTCGACGACCCGACGGGCTGA
- a CDS encoding T4 family baseplate hub assembly chaperone, translating into MLTEAEVLSLWEAGLGQPPVRRSLALAVAGGAERPDELTVGQREGLLLSLHEKGFGGALPCQVACPDCGEQLALTVDVTELRTEEPPRESATLLADGVAVEFRPLRCADLLAVSAETGDARLALLRRTVIAARRDATEIPVAALADSVLEAIAVALPEVDPQADISLALDCSGCGHAWLAPFDVGGYLWAEIEACAHRLLFDIHALASAYGWTEAEVLSVSPARRRFYLEAGAW; encoded by the coding sequence GTGCTCACCGAGGCCGAGGTGCTCTCGCTGTGGGAGGCGGGGCTCGGCCAGCCACCCGTGCGCCGTTCGCTCGCGCTGGCCGTCGCCGGTGGCGCGGAGCGGCCGGACGAGCTGACCGTTGGCCAGCGCGAGGGACTGCTGTTGTCCTTGCACGAGAAGGGTTTCGGTGGTGCGCTGCCGTGCCAGGTGGCCTGCCCGGACTGCGGGGAGCAGCTGGCGCTGACCGTGGACGTGACCGAGTTGCGCACCGAGGAGCCACCGCGGGAGTCGGCCACGCTGCTCGCGGACGGGGTGGCGGTGGAGTTCCGCCCGTTGCGGTGCGCGGACCTGCTCGCGGTGTCGGCGGAGACCGGTGACGCCCGGCTGGCGTTGCTGCGGCGCACGGTGATCGCGGCCCGGCGTGACGCGACGGAGATTCCCGTTGCGGCGCTGGCGGATTCGGTGCTGGAGGCGATCGCGGTCGCCCTGCCCGAGGTCGACCCGCAGGCCGACATCTCCCTGGCGCTGGACTGCTCCGGGTGCGGGCACGCCTGGCTGGCGCCCTTCGACGTCGGCGGCTACCTGTGGGCCGAGATCGAGGCTTGCGCGCACCGGTTGCTCTTCGACATCCACGCCCTGGCCTCGGCCTACGGCTGGACCGAGGCCGAGGTGCTGTCGGTGAGCCCGGCACGCAGGCGGTTCTACCTGGAGGCGGGGGCGTGGTGA
- a CDS encoding DUF4255 domain-containing protein: MSNARVIEAVTQILKGILQSGVDRVYDGVRATTMPPDKAGDTGHEVQLNLFLYQTTVDSAWRNDPFPANATRRGEAGFPPLPLVLRYLVTPVVRDGDEIVAHRVLGGALRALHDHPVLSGAELNRKAPYARVAEEVESVSVTPLPAGTDELTNLWSAFQTPYRMSMAYEARVVLIESERESRAPVPVLRRGEDDRGPIAVPEVGTGFPTLDTVEAVHDQPAALLGEPIILRGTNLAGADLEVSLSHPLLETPVKPTITEKSATHLGFRVPADAERTPAGFWTATVSLTSTEGDRLHSNAIPVGIGPRITSRMPMRVHRRKDAEGSVEVAVTLEPAVRPGQRVFLLLGSRAVPPRAFSEATGSLAFRVPFAEEGIHLTRIRVDGVDTRLVDREPVIPVFDDTQRVIVL, translated from the coding sequence ATGAGCAACGCCAGAGTGATCGAGGCGGTCACCCAGATCCTCAAGGGCATCCTCCAGTCCGGGGTGGACCGGGTGTACGACGGGGTGCGGGCCACCACCATGCCGCCGGACAAGGCCGGCGACACCGGGCACGAGGTGCAGCTCAACCTGTTCCTCTACCAGACCACTGTGGACAGTGCCTGGCGCAACGACCCGTTCCCCGCCAACGCCACCCGGCGCGGTGAGGCCGGGTTCCCGCCGCTGCCATTGGTGCTGCGCTACCTGGTCACGCCGGTGGTCCGGGACGGGGACGAGATCGTCGCGCACCGGGTGCTCGGCGGGGCGTTGCGTGCCCTGCACGACCACCCCGTGCTCAGCGGCGCGGAGCTGAACCGCAAGGCCCCCTACGCCAGGGTGGCCGAGGAGGTCGAGTCGGTCAGCGTGACGCCGTTGCCCGCCGGGACCGACGAGCTGACCAACCTGTGGTCGGCCTTCCAGACGCCGTACCGGATGTCGATGGCCTACGAGGCCAGGGTGGTGCTGATCGAGAGCGAACGCGAGTCGCGGGCGCCGGTGCCGGTGCTGCGCCGCGGTGAGGACGACCGAGGGCCGATCGCGGTGCCCGAGGTGGGCACCGGGTTCCCGACCCTGGACACGGTCGAGGCCGTGCACGACCAGCCTGCCGCACTGCTGGGTGAGCCGATCATCTTGCGCGGCACCAATCTGGCCGGGGCGGACCTGGAGGTCAGCCTGAGTCACCCGCTCCTGGAAACGCCGGTGAAGCCGACGATCACCGAGAAATCCGCCACCCATCTCGGTTTCCGGGTGCCCGCCGACGCCGAGCGCACCCCGGCCGGATTCTGGACCGCGACCGTCTCGCTCACCAGCACCGAGGGGGATCGCCTGCACAGCAACGCGATCCCGGTCGGCATCGGGCCGCGGATCACCAGCCGGATGCCGATGCGGGTGCACCGGCGCAAGGACGCCGAGGGATCGGTGGAGGTCGCCGTCACCCTGGAACCGGCGGTGCGGCCGGGGCAGCGGGTGTTCCTGCTGCTGGGCTCGCGGGCCGTGCCGCCGCGGGCGTTCAGCGAGGCCACCGGATCCCTGGCGTTCCGGGTGCCCTTCGCCGAGGAAGGAATCCACCTGACCCGGATCCGGGTGGACGGGGTGGACACCCGCCTGGTCGACCGCGAGCCGGTCATCCCGGTCTTCGACGACACCCAGCGGGTGATCGTGCTGTGA
- a CDS encoding ATP-binding protein — protein sequence MNADPGWQLANDRYLGASLAWLRLKLRHHIELRRGAPPPPPPPPAPQPPQPPAQVRRARWFAADPEPETPATPPPPQPAPPNALAALTRELEVVSRVRAEAATGEHRPALLTVAELFGLSEFERDTLLLCAAAELDPSITSLCALAHGNERMGFPSFGLALSVLPDPAWDVVAPHRGLRRWRFLEINQLPGQPLVTSALRTDERVVSYLKGLNHLDDRLDPLVSIVEEARRVELPPSQRAAQEQVSAEWVSGGGAVVQLAGADEPSKLLIAQRAAAEVGLVLYRMPAALLPDQPKQLDELARLWQRESALLPLALYLDIGDDPAGTAETPTVSPVGRFVSRIGGPVLLGTRESRPELGRRSVVVDIAPPTATERVAAWRQALGPKAPEEVITGLAAQFALDTAAISELGALAGGGERALWRGCLARTRPRMDALAQRLEPKVGWDDIVLPPEELTLLHRIADQVAHRTRVHSDWGFGDRITRGLGVTALFSGPSGTGKTMAAEVLAAELGLDLYRIDLSAVVSKYIGETEKNLRRLFDAAETGGAILFFDEADALFGKRSEVKDSHDRYANIEINYLLQRMESYSGLAVLATNLRNALDNAFLRRLRFIVGFPFPGVEQRKAIWRKAFPPQAPIAELDFDRLATLQVSGGMARNIALNAAFLAASGDGVITMPVVLAAARTEFRKLDLPVQDRDFELVNRHG from the coding sequence GTGAACGCCGATCCGGGCTGGCAGCTCGCCAACGACCGCTACCTGGGGGCCTCCCTGGCCTGGCTGCGGCTGAAACTGCGCCACCACATCGAACTCCGCCGCGGCGCGCCCCCACCTCCGCCGCCGCCACCCGCACCGCAACCACCGCAGCCGCCCGCCCAGGTCCGCCGGGCCCGCTGGTTCGCCGCGGACCCCGAACCCGAAACCCCGGCCACACCGCCACCACCGCAGCCCGCGCCGCCCAACGCGCTGGCCGCGCTCACCCGTGAGCTGGAGGTGGTCAGCCGGGTACGGGCCGAGGCCGCGACCGGGGAGCACCGGCCCGCGTTGCTGACCGTGGCCGAACTGTTCGGGCTGTCGGAGTTCGAGCGGGACACGCTGCTGCTGTGCGCGGCCGCCGAACTGGACCCGTCCATCACCAGCCTGTGCGCACTCGCGCACGGCAACGAACGCATGGGCTTCCCCAGTTTCGGGCTCGCACTCAGCGTGCTGCCCGACCCGGCCTGGGACGTGGTCGCCCCGCACCGCGGGCTGCGCCGCTGGCGGTTCCTGGAGATCAACCAGTTGCCCGGCCAGCCCCTGGTGACCAGTGCGCTGCGCACCGACGAGCGGGTGGTCAGCTACCTCAAGGGACTCAACCACCTCGACGACCGACTGGACCCGCTGGTGTCCATTGTGGAGGAAGCCCGGCGGGTCGAACTGCCGCCCTCGCAGCGGGCCGCGCAGGAACAGGTCAGCGCGGAATGGGTCTCCGGCGGTGGGGCCGTGGTGCAGCTGGCCGGGGCCGACGAGCCCAGCAAACTCCTGATCGCGCAACGGGCCGCGGCCGAGGTGGGGCTGGTGCTCTACCGGATGCCGGCCGCGTTGCTGCCGGACCAACCGAAACAGCTCGACGAGCTGGCTCGACTGTGGCAGCGGGAATCCGCGCTCCTGCCACTCGCGCTGTACCTGGACATCGGCGATGACCCCGCGGGAACCGCCGAGACCCCAACGGTTTCCCCGGTGGGCCGGTTCGTGTCCAGGATCGGCGGCCCGGTGCTGTTGGGCACCAGGGAGAGCCGGCCCGAGCTGGGACGTCGCTCGGTGGTGGTGGACATCGCCCCGCCCACCGCCACCGAGCGCGTCGCCGCCTGGCGACAGGCCCTGGGCCCCAAGGCGCCCGAGGAGGTGATCACCGGGCTGGCCGCGCAGTTCGCCCTGGACACCGCGGCGATCAGCGAACTCGGCGCGCTGGCAGGCGGCGGGGAACGCGCGCTGTGGCGGGGCTGCCTGGCCAGGACCCGGCCGCGGATGGACGCCCTAGCCCAGCGCCTGGAACCCAAGGTCGGCTGGGACGACATCGTGCTGCCACCGGAGGAACTGACCCTGCTGCACCGGATCGCCGACCAGGTCGCGCACCGCACCCGGGTGCACAGCGACTGGGGCTTCGGCGACCGGATCACCCGAGGGCTGGGCGTCACCGCGTTGTTCAGCGGGCCCAGCGGCACCGGCAAGACCATGGCCGCGGAGGTGCTGGCCGCCGAACTCGGCCTGGACCTGTACCGGATCGACCTGTCCGCGGTGGTCAGCAAGTACATCGGCGAGACCGAGAAGAACCTGCGCCGCCTGTTCGACGCGGCCGAGACCGGTGGCGCGATCCTGTTCTTCGACGAGGCCGACGCGTTGTTCGGCAAACGCAGCGAGGTCAAGGACAGCCACGACCGCTACGCCAACATCGAGATCAACTACCTGTTGCAGCGGATGGAGTCCTACAGCGGCCTGGCCGTGCTGGCCACCAACCTGCGCAACGCACTGGACAACGCGTTCCTGCGCAGGCTGCGCTTCATCGTCGGCTTCCCCTTCCCAGGGGTGGAACAGCGCAAGGCCATCTGGCGCAAGGCGTTCCCGCCGCAGGCCCCGATCGCCGAACTGGACTTCGACCGGCTGGCCACCCTGCAGGTCAGCGGCGGCATGGCGCGCAACATCGCGCTCAACGCGGCCTTCCTGGCCGCCAGCGGCGACGGCGTGATCACCATGCCGGTGGTGCTGGCCGCCGCCCGCACCGAGTTCCGCAAACTCGACCTGCCGGTGCAGGACCGCGATTTCGAGCTGGTGAACCGCCATGGCTGA